TTTATTTCCAGTCATTAAGATCTTACCTGACTTACGCATTTTAAACAGTATTTTGAATTGAAGTTCACTTCtttcttttgtttcagaaatAGAACAAGTGATAAAAGTATGAGTTAAAACATCACAAAATTTCACAAAAACTGAAAGTAAGTTTTGTTCTCCAGATTACCTCTTGTGAATGTGATCAGGAACCATTTCACCCCAGGACCGTGTCTGCTGCAGTCACGAATTGTCCCTTTGCAGCTGCGACATCCCGACCCCCACTGGAACCCCTACCCTGAATTCAGATGCCTGCAGCGAGAATGTATAACCCAGGGTGAACCAAAACTGGACCAAAAGATAGACTGAAGTTCCTGTTCCAACGTGTTGCAGTTAGGGATCAAAAGGAAGTCCTGTGGTATTTGTTTACATGAAGCAATAATTGTCCTGATGTCAGAGATGCTTGTTTACTTACCCTCTGCAAGTAGATACTctacttcctcatcagcagacatGAATCAgagaggattggtaacaacatctcatcCTTGCTgattatcaacacaggtgcacctcaaggctgcactCTTAGCCCCCCACTCTACTTTCTATGCACACATGACCGTTGGCTATGCAcaactccaatgccatcttcagattcactaatgacaccactgtttttgGATGAATCACAGATGGCAATGAGTCAGTTACCGGAGCGAGATGGGacgcctggttgagtggtgctgcaacaacaacctctcgctcattgccagcaaaactgaagagctgattgttgacttcaggaaggggaaggaggacgaacatgcgccagtctacattgggggatcagcgatggagagagacagcagctttaGATTCCcaggcattaacatatcggatgacacATTCTGAGccaggcacatggatgcaatcataaggaaagcatgcaACCATCTCTATTTTCTTAGCGGGttaaggagatttgacatgtcaCCGAACACCCTGACAGACTTTTTCaggtgtattgttgaaagtatcctgactggttgcatcatggtctggtacggcaattagaatgagcaggaacataagaagcagcagagagtagtagactcagcccaatacatcatgggcacatccctccccaccatcggcagtatctgcaggaggtgctgcttcaagaaggcaacaactctcatcatcaaagattcccaccatttTGCGGCCTTTTTCTAGCTACCATCGGCAGGAGGTacataagcctgaagtcccagacaACCAGGTTCAAAtgcagcgacttcccttcaactattttgttcctgaaccaaccggaaCAACTCTAATCGCCAGACTTTAGtgacactgtgaccactctgatcaccttgtactaaaatgggctttgttttttttctgttctaattgtgttctttcttgtaaaaattgcatataatttctattgaatttatgtttttcttgtgaatgctgttgatatgatgctgtgtgcctgtgatgctgctgaaaagaaatttttcattgcacccgtgcaaacatgtacctgtgcatatgacaataaactcgactttgactttgactttaaaacacAAACTCTTTGTCTCAACCTACGTGAAAATGTCCCCAAAGTAAAAAGTCATCACGTAACTAACAAGATGACTCCAGTGTGTCCAGCTCCAACCTCAATGAACATTTGCAAGTCTGAATATTAGTGGACACATTCATCACCAAGTTTTAGATTGCTGATAAACACAAAAGAACTTTTTCCCATTGAAGTGCTTTTGTTGTACTAATGGTTGGACATCACACATTCCGACATGGGACCAATAGGATTGGGGAGtagaacacaggagactgcagagtgttgtggacaaagcccagtTCATCCtaagcacagccctccccaccgttgacatcacctacaggaggcgctgcctcaggaaggttgcatctatcatcaaaaatcctcaccatccaggtcttgccctcttctcattgaaactatcaggcaggaagtacagaagcctgaagtcccacaccaccaggatcaggaAGAGCTACTTCCTGCGacaatcaagttcttgaaccgaccggcacaaccctaaccctacctcagcaacggaatacGAGGGATCCCCTCTTGCGCTACCATGGACGTCTCCCATTGCATCTTTGTTCATTTTGTGCACAAAGGTCTcacttttgcacagtctttttattCAGTGTCTGATCTAATTGAATGCGTAATTTATGGTttgtttatattctgtgtgttggctgtacgtatgtgcctgtgatgctgcaacaagcaagtttttcattgcactgtacctcaccgaccttgtgcacataacaataaacttgatttgacttgattaGAATCACAGGAGAAGATTGTGTTAATCAACTTATCACATATCTGAGTTTTGGATTATGAGTAAAAAGTGCTGAGGGAGAGGCCAGAAGCTGCATTTAAGGGTTAAAGGGGACAGCATGCAGAGGTCCTAGTTGAGTGCAATAGTTTGCAACGTTTTATACCGTACCTTTGGCAATTTCATGGAATATCACATCTAATATCATTTGTAGGGCTTGTGTTTATATTATTTTAGCTGCGGCATTTGGTCAGGTTGTAATAAATTGTATAAAAGATGCACTGATCTGTGAGCTGTATCCAATTTCCCCACCTGGACAGGTTTACATTGAACTTAGAAAAAAATAGCTGGAGGAGAACCTACCTAAAACCACCAGCAATCCCCATCCCTCCTCATGACTGTACCTCCCCCTGATGTTCAGCCCTCATCTAAATTCACCTTGTAGTCTGGATTGTCCCTGAATTCCATAACATCCCCTTCCATAATCCCTCTCACTCCTTCCAGTTTCTGTAGGTTTCAACAAACCCACCCCAGCCTGACGTTCACACTGCCTGTGGACAGGAAGACTGCAGCAATGGGCAGAATAATTGGGAAACCTGATCTGACAACAGACCCATCTCTTTTGTTTGTGCCACTAATCCCTTCCAAAGTACTTCAAAATATTCAACTTCTGTTTTTGTTAGAGGAGGAAACAAGACTACTTAATGAGCTGACAGATGCCTCAATTTTTTCCCTGTTTTTCTCAATGCAGAAGCCCAACAGCTTCGATAGCAGACCCTATGTGGTCATTTATCAAAGGGCGAAGTCTGAGTGTACTGGATGCATCTCTCTGCTTTAATTTGGAACATTGGAAcacaataaaataggagcagggatcGGTCTCAAAGCCATTCAAACGCTTTcacaccattcagtaagatcatggctgctctgctcCTGTGCCCTTTCCCCATTCCTGCAATTCCCAAATCTTCCAAAAATGTTTCTTCCTCCTCTTTAAGTGTCCAAATGATCCAACCTCAACAACCTTCTGGAGCGGAGAATTCCAGAaaatcaccaccttctgcaagacTTACATTTCTGTCTTATTGTTCTGTCTTATTGTTCCCTTGTGATTGCCATTGAAGGCCAGGATAAATAAATCAATAAGCTGACTGTGTCATCAAAGGTATTTTATTACCTCCATAAATATTTCAACAAGATAAAATCATGTTTTCAAGAGCAACATTTAGAAGTCCCTCATGCGCCTGAAAGACCCGATCATGGAGTTGTATCCGCCCCAGTCACTGTATCTCCTGTATTCACCAGGTCTCAGGAAGTACTGTCGGCCTCTGTAGTTGGGATGTTCATAGAAGATCCAGTAACCATCCATCACCTGGCAGGAGTGGATGTCACGGTAACAGAATGGATCGTAGAGAGAGGGACAGTCGTCCAGGAATTCCATCATCTGCCCTCCAAAGTCAGGCCTCTCGTAAATCCTCATCCTGTAGTTTCCCCCTCGGTACTGGAATACAAAGAAGGCAGCTTTAGCCAGGATGTTTTGAGGATAGTTTTACTTCTTGTGGGAGGAATGGTTGATGCTGGATTATTCACTCATTGTAACACTACATCTGAACACCAATTCATAGACTGTCTCTTGACTTCaatgggaaataaaatcagatgacCCTTAGCTAGACAATCAGTTCACTCATTATCTGCCTCAATGAAATCTCCAACTGGCATTGGTGATTTTTCAAACATAATTTAAGGTGGTTGTGGCACAGGAGAAAAAATGATAGATGTGAATACACAGAATCCAAATGACCAAATCCccgacaaaaaaaattgtaacttACGGAAGGGTAGCTGCGACATGATTTGATGCTGTCATTGAATCCCATCCAGCGCTGGTAGTCAGGATAGTCTCCCCTGCTCAGCACATACTGGTATCCCATGTAGTTGGGTCTCTCGTACACAACCCACCAGTCACTTTCAACACGGATGGAGTTACAGCGGCTGAAGTAAGGGGACAGGTCTGCACAGTCGGTGCTGCACTCGTAGTGCCGACCCTGGAAGTTCCTGTCCTCGTAGAAGATGATCTGTGGGAAGAAATATGTCTGTGTAAATAATGGCTCAAACTGAGAGGTATTCACAAAGAATTCTACTTTAACTCACATACATACAGAGTGGTCCTTACCTTTCCCATTTTGAGCTCAGTTAGTCTGGTAACCAAGTGAATGTTTCACTGCCTGACACTGGCTGGTATTTATATGCAGGGAGAAAGGCCTCACTTGGCAGTTTCTTGTTATTCTGGTGACTCAACATTGGACATCAGCAAAAAGCAACAAAACCCTTTTTACAAATTTCTTGTGGAAAAAATAGTCGAAAGACATCTGCTGCATCATGGATTCATTCAGTTTTGCTTCCTTGTCACTTTGATTGTTGTTTGAACCAAACAGTTCAAGAACAGTCACTGCTCCATATCACCCAGGTCTGTTCACTCGGTTCAAAACCGCCATTTGGTTCTCTTTCCCAAACTGGCTAAATGGAGGACATACTTTATAAAATCGCCACAAGTTGCCAAAGACCTTTTGAAAATCTGTAGATACAGCTTCTGCTGCACAGCACTGATCAGCCATCTCTGTTCTTTCATCAAAGAACTCAGCCAGATGAGTCAATCGTGATTTCCCTTCAATAATCTGTGCTGACTTTCCCTTCTTAACCCACTTGATTCCCCAATTAATATTGTCCTTTGCAGTGGTCTCTTGTAGTTTCCCCCCTCTGGCATCAGACTGATGGAACTGCACTCACTATGTTTGCCCCACTTCTCTTGTTGAACCAGGTGTAACAGTCGCAGCCTTCCACTCACCTGTTGGAAAAGGACTGTACACATACACTCAGCATTTCAATTACCTCCACATTCTGGATTTCCTCAGAATCCTCGTGATATCCCATttcctttaattcatttttgtgatgtagggaaggccagtatttattggccATCACTAATTTcctgtgagaaggtggtggtgagctgccttcaagaaccgctgcagtcctcaaatgaaggtcctcccacagagctgtagggagggagttccaggattaccACCCAAGATTTCAATTTTGTGTGGCTTGGTGGGGGCCTGGAGCTGGTGATGTTTACATGCACTTGTCTCTTTCCCTTTGtgttggtagaggtcatggggttGTGAGGTACAATCAGAGCAGTAACTGCTGTTCGTTTTGTaaacagtgcacactgcagctacaGTGTGCAGGTGGAagggggaatgaatgttcaggtggTGACTTAAATACCatcaagagaaatttctttcgccagaggttggtgaatctgtggagtccattgccacagaggactgtggaggccaagtcattgggtgtacttaatgCAGACATTGTTAGGTTCTTGATTCGTtttggggttaagggttatgggaagaaggggGGAAATGGGGTtaaaatctgccatgattgaatggtggagcagggtcaaTGGGCTGAACGACccgattctgctcctatgtcttatggtcttattgtctTATATGATGTTGATCTTCTTGTGAGTTGTTGCAACTGCATTCCCCTTGGCATATGGAGGAtgctccatcacattcctgacttgtgccttgtagatggtggaaaggctttgggtgtcaggaggtaagtcaccTGCTGCAGGAAACCTGCCTCCCAGCACCTCTTGTAGCCATggggtttatgtggctggtcctgcTGAGCTCCTGACTGGTGATGACCTCCAGGATGTGACCTGGACCAGGAACCTTGTTAACTTTGAGGGTGCCGACCATTTCAGCAGGTTTTCTCCATCTAATAACTCGAGCAGAAATGCACAACATCCCACCTGCCACATCCATCCAGCCCACCTCAGTGAGCCACAGCCACTTCCACAGGGTTACCAGAACCACCGCGGCAATCTGGCCCTCAAATCCATCCCACAATCGGCCTGGAGCAGTACAGCTCAGGGTCTTCCTTCTGAACAATCACACCCCACCCTTAAAGATTGTCCATCAGCAAGTTGAGCCATTTTACCAATTGTTAAAAACGTCAATATCTTTGAATTTTTCTGACATTGACAAACAttgaaatatattcaaaataattGCTAATAAATCATACTATTAACTTTTTTATTTAGAATATTTATTGTTAATATAATTGACAACTTAGACATTGGAATATCTTTACCATaatatatttctttaaatatgtCCAATTAATCCAAAAAATACTTTAAAGTATCTTCCCTTTAACTGTTCATCTTTACTGAAATAATGAAGAGCACAGATTCAGCAATCAGAATTTCCAGCATAATTGCTGGGAAATTGTGGGAAGTTGGCACAGTCCAGAGGAGTCCGACATCAGGACGTGATTGGAATGAGAGTGGCGAGGAGCTCTCATGAAGTTTGGGATTTCTGTTTACACATGAGTGGCCACCAGTAGTGACCGGAATTGTCAATCTGGCCCTCCCTACGTAATATGTGTATGACATTAATAGAGAACACATTGTTTTGGTTATGAGCTGATTCATATATGTTTGGTGCATTAAAGCATGTGAGTTTAAAGCATGTATGTTTGGTGTGATAATGCAAGTGAGTTTAGTTTCCTGTTTCTGTAACTAATCCTTCCCAAAATATTTCATGGAAAGAATTTCATGGCCGCATTGCCATTATGTGCAGCCATATTGTGCATGCAATTTATTTACAGTTATTATGATCTTACTTGACTTATGCATTTTAAACAGTATTTTGAATTGAAGTTCACTTCCTTCATTTGTTTTAGAAGTTAAACAACTGATAAAAATATGAGTTAACAtgtcagagaattccacaaaaaCTCAAAGTAGGTTTGGTCCTCCAGATTATCTCTTGTGAATTACCTCTAcatcctcattggcagacctcaatctgtgaggattggtaacaacgtctcctcctcgctgatcatcagcACAGGAGCACCACAAGGCTGTGTACTTAGCCCCTTGCtctgctctctatacacacatgactgttggcgaagcacagctccaatgccatcttcggatttgctgatgacacgactgttcttggacgaatcacaggtggcaatgagtcagcttacctgAATGTGATAGGACACCCGGtagagtggtgccacaacaacaacctctcgcttgatgtcagcaaaactaaagagctggttgttgacttcaggaagaggaagaagggCAAACACTCGCCACTCTACGTCGGGGGATCAgcgatggagagagtcagcagctttaaattaccGTGTTAACATGTCAGATGACTTGTTCTGGGCCAGGTATATAGATGCAATCCAAAGGAAAGTGCGTAAGCATCTCTATTTTCTGAACAGGTTAGGAGATTCCACTTGTCATGGAACACCCTAACAAACATCTACAGGtacattgttgaaagtatcctgactgattgcatcatggtctggtacggcaatttgaataagcaaaaacataagaagctgcagagattagtggactcagcccaatacgtcacaggcacatccctccccaccgtcagtagtatctacaggaggtgctacctcaagaaggcaacatctatcatcaaagatccccagcatgtgtagcacgccatcttctcgcagctatcattgggcaggaggtacagaaacctgaagtcccaaaccaccaggttcagataCAGCTATTTCccatcaaccattcggttcttcaaCCAGAACAACACTAATCACTTGAGTTTAGCGACACCATGACGATactgatcaccttgcactaaaatgaactttggtttcttttgttctaattgtactcttacttggaaaaattgtgtataatttatgttgaatttatgttcgtcttgtgaatgctccttatgtgctgcaatgtgcctgtgatgctgctgcaaataagtttttcattgcacctgtgcatacatgtacttgtgcacgtgacaataaactccactttgactttaaaaCACAAACTCGTTGTCTCAACCCACGTGAAAATTCCCCCAAAACAACAAGTCATCACATAAATAACAAGATGATTCCAGTGTATCCTGCTCTGACCTCAATTGGCATTTGCAAGTCTGAATATTAGTGGAAACATTCATCACCAAGTTTTAGATTGCTGATAAACACAAAAGAACTTTTTTCCATCGAAGTATCTTTGTTGTACTCATGGTTGGACATCACACATTCCTACATGGGACCAATAGTATTGGAGGctggaacacaagaaactgcagagcgttgtggacaaaACCCAGTTCATCGAGGGCacagcacccccctcccccccaccattgaCATcatctcaagaaggtgacatctctcatcaaagatctccaccatctgcgATTTCCCTCTTCTCACTGTTACCatgggacaggaggtacagaggtctgatgccccacaccaccaggttcagaagaGCTACTTCCCTACATCAATCAAGTTCTTGaatcgacctgcacaaccctaaccctacctcagaaACAGGATACGAGGGATCCCCTCTTgctctaccatggacttgtctcccaTTGCATCTTTGTTCATTTTGTTCACAAAGGTCTCGCTTTATTCAGTGTCTGGTCTAATTTTATGTGTAGTTTATGGTttgtttatattctgtgtgttggctgtacatatgtgcctgtgatgctgctgcaagcaagtttttcattgcactgtacctcactgaccttgtgcacataacaataaacttgatttgacttgattaGAATCACAGGAGAAGATTGTGTTAATCAACTTATCACATATCTGAGTTTTGGATTATGAGTAAAAAGTGCTGAGAGAGAGGCCAGAAGCTGCATTTAAGGGTTATATGAGACAGCATGCAGAGGTTGTATTCATGTGCAATAGATTGCTACATTTTATACCGTACTTTTGGCAATTTCATGAAATATTATAACTAATATCATTAGTAGGGCTTGATTAAAAGTTGCGCTGGTCTGTGAGCCGTGGCAGGAAGACTGCAGCACTTGGCAAAACACTttctcaccattcaataagatcatggctgatctgcccctggcCTCAAGTTCTCTTGTGTGCTGATTCCCCATTCCTGGAATTCCCCAATCTTATAAAAAAGGTTTCCACCTCCCCGTTAAACCTCCCAATGATTTAGCCTCAACAAccttctggagcagagaattccagagaatcactACACTCTGCAAGATGAATGTTTCTGTCTTAttacatttttttgaaattaCTATTCTCTTGTGACTTCCATTGAAGGCAAGGATAAAATATCAGGAAGCTGGTGGTGTCGTCCAAGGTATTTTATTACctccataaatatttcaaaaacataaattcaaattttaaagaCCATCATTTAGAAGTCCCTCATGCGCCTGAAAGACCCGATCATGGAGTTGTAGCCGCCCCAGTCACTGTATCTCCTGTATTCACTGGGTCTCAGGAAGTACTGTCGGCCTCTGTAGTTGGGATGTTCATAGAAGATCCAGTAACCATCCATCACCTGGCAGGAGTGGATGTCACGGTAACAGAATCGATCGTAGAGAGAGGGACAGTCCTCCATGAATTCCATCATCTTCCCTCCAAAGTCAGGCCTCTCGTAAATCCTCATCCTGTAGTTTCCCCCTCGGTACTGGAATACAAAGAAGGCAGCTTTAGCCAGGATGTTTTGAAGATAGTTTGACTTCTTGTGGGAGGAATGGTTGATGCTGGATTATTCACTCATTGTAACACTACATCTGAACACCAATTCATAGACTGGCCACTGACTTCaatgggaaataaaatcagatgacATTTCCTCAGTTCACTTATGATCTGCCTCAAAGAACTCTCCAACTGGCCTTGGTGCTGCTTCAAATGACATTTAAGGAGGTTGTGGCACAGGAGAGAATATGATAGATGTGAATACACAGAATACAAAAGACCAAATCCTCTGACAAAAGAATGGAAACTTACGTAAGGGTAGCTGCGACAGGACCTGATGGTGTCATTGAATCCCATCCAGCGCTGGTAGTCAGGATACTCGCCCCTGCTCAGCACATACTGGTATCCCATGTAGTTGGGTCTCTCGTACACCACCCACCAGTCACTCTCAACACGGATGGAGTTACAGCGGCTGAAGTAAGGGGACAGGTCGGCACAGTCGGTGCTGCACTCGTAGTGCCGACCCTGGAAGTTCCTGTCCTCGTAGAAGATGATCTGTGGGAAGAAATATATCTGTGTAAATAATTGCTCAAACTGGGAGGTATTCACAAAGAATTCTACTTTAACTCACATACGGAGTGGTCCTTACCTTTCCCATTTTGTACTCAGTTAGTCTGGTAACCAAGTGAATGTTTCACTGCCTGACACTGGCTGGTATTTATATGCAGGGCAGAAAGGCCTCACTTAGCAGTTTCTGGGGACTGAACATTGGACATCAGCAAAAAGCAACAAAACCCTCTTTTCAAATTTCTTGTGGAATAAACAGCAGAAAGACATCTGCTGCATCATGGATTCATTCAGTTTTGCTTTCTTGTCACTTTGATTGTTGTTTAAACAGTTCAGGAACAGTCACTGCTCCATATCACCCAGGTCTGTTCACTCAGTTCAAAGTAGCCATTTGGTTCTCTTTCCCAAACTGGCTAAATTGAGGACATACTTTTATAAAATCGCCAGACGTTGCCAAACACCATTTGAAAATCTGCAGATTACAGCTTCTGCTGCATGACACTGATCAGCCATCTCTGTTCTTTCATCAAAGAACTCAGCCAGATGAGTCAATCGTGATTTCCCTTCAATAATCTGTGCTGACTTTCCCT
The window above is part of the Pristis pectinata isolate sPriPec2 chromosome 1, sPriPec2.1.pri, whole genome shotgun sequence genome. Proteins encoded here:
- the LOC127567573 gene encoding gamma-crystallin S-1-like isoform X1; this encodes MGKIIFYEDRNFQGRHYECSTDCADLSPYFSRCNSIRVESDWWVVYERPNYMGYQYVLSRGDYPDYQRWMGFNDSIKSCRSYPSYRGGNYRMRIYERPDFGGQMMEFLDDCPSLYDPFCYRDIHSCQVMDGYWIFYEHPNYRGRQYFLRPGEYRRYSDWGGYNSMIGSFRRMRDF
- the LOC127567573 gene encoding gamma-crystallin S-1-like isoform X2, producing the protein MGKIIFYEDRNFQGRHYECSTDCADLSPYFSRCNSIRVESDWWVVYERPNYMGYQYVLSRGDYPDYQRWMGFNDSIKSCRSYPSVRGNYRMRIYERPDFGGQMMEFLDDCPSLYDPFCYRDIHSCQVMDGYWIFYEHPNYRGRQYFLRPGEYRRYSDWGGYNSMIGSFRRMRDF
- the LOC127567762 gene encoding gamma-crystallin S-1-like isoform X1, which translates into the protein MGKIIFYEDRNFQGRHYECSTDCADLSPYFSRCNSIRVESDWWVVYERPNYMGYQYVLSRGEYPDYQRWMGFNDTIRSCRSYPYYRGGNYRMRIYERPDFGGKMMEFMEDCPSLYDRFCYRDIHSCQVMDGYWIFYEHPNYRGRQYFLRPSEYRRYSDWGGYNSMIGSFRRMRDF
- the LOC127567762 gene encoding gamma-crystallin S-1-like isoform X2; translated protein: MGKIIFYEDRNFQGRHYECSTDCADLSPYFSRCNSIRVESDWWVVYERPNYMGYQYVLSRGEYPDYQRWMGFNDTIRSCRSYPYVRGNYRMRIYERPDFGGKMMEFMEDCPSLYDRFCYRDIHSCQVMDGYWIFYEHPNYRGRQYFLRPSEYRRYSDWGGYNSMIGSFRRMRDF